From the genome of Anopheles merus strain MAF chromosome X, AmerM5.1, whole genome shotgun sequence, one region includes:
- the LOC121598735 gene encoding ankyrin repeat and LEM domain-containing protein 2 homolog has protein sequence MPFYALVHAEGEPSSFDQKEEALAALHESQEGQLVPFQDKPSLDKFLANPTDGYEARRGPPGNATQPVITHDTPSPALQQRFIKAVGMGDLGQVSSLVRQVPGLLIDSTAHPRRFAAERLTALHIAARFGASQVGEFILAMIASGAVAKVYAGRRGTVADAAVLTVQLLDDYLNGVEMDAAETPLHLAAKYGWKPMVRILVAYPQCEMKRNSGGQFPQDLVCESAAPERGTHECRRAIDKLLRDSYFVPLIRTESNVELPYIGEPFARRHLPDLGNVGTIRKLRFLRIITAFAGPMTLSEAQAFRREWKTPPRVVVHADAGPGAPTSSYQYRCELTGRLYDRAHRHQAAGVGERAFRRAHVDCALERIGRSLARTKGVQWKEYWAFLGSYQNLSDTQALAIFERYLERQAAVTRARPDHDPDAIGGKQTDPQNLWALCALRNVSYDESIYPLVSRWQRKMHTLYAALLGKDGADAQSPNAIANVGRISS, from the exons ATGCCATTTTATGCGCTTGTGCATGCTGAAG GAGAGCCAAGCTCGTTCGACCAGAAGGAGGAAGCGCTGGCCGCCCTGCACGAATCCCAGGAGGGGCAGCTCGTACCGTTCCAGGACAAACCATCGCTGGACAAGTTTCTGGCCAATCCGACGGACGGGTACGAGG CGCGCCGCGGGCCGCCGGGCAACGCGACCCAGCCGGTCATCACGCACGATACGCCGTCGCCGGCGCTGCAGCAACGGTTCATCAAGGCGGTTGGGATGGGCGACTTGGGACAGGTGAGCAGCCTGGTCCGCCAGGTGCCCGGACTGCTGATCGACAGCACGGCCCATCCGCGCCGGTTCGCTGCCGAGCGGCTGACCGCGCTGCACATTGCCGCCCGGTTCGGTGCGAGCCAGGTCGGCGAGTTCATCCTCGCGATGATCGCGTCCGGCGCCGTCGCCAAGGTGTACGCGGGCAGACGGGGCACCGTCGCGGACGCGGCCGTGCTCACCGTCCAGCTGCTCGACGACTATCTGAACGGGGTGGAGATGGACGCGGCCGAGACGCCGCTCCACCTCGCGGCCAAGTACGGCTGGAAGCCGATGGTGCGCATCCTGGTGGCGTACCCGCAGTGCGAGATGAAGCGCAACAGCGGCGGGCAGTTCCCGCAGGACCTGGTGTGCGAGAGTGCCGCCCCGGAGCGCGGCACGCACGAGTGCCGGCGGGCCATCGACAAGCTGCTGCGCGACTCGTACTTCGTGCCGCTGATACGCACCGAGTCCAACGTCGAGCTGCCGTACATTGGCGAGCCGTTCGCGCGCCGCCACCTGCCCGACCTGGGCAACGTGGGCACGATCCGGAAGCTGCGGTTTCTGCGCATCATCACCGCGTTCGCCGGGCCGATGACGCTGAGCGAGGCGCAAGCCTTCCGGCGGGAGTGGAAGACGCCGCCCCGCGTGGTCGTGCATGCGGACGCGGGGCCCGGCGCACCGACCAGCAGCTACCAGTACCGGTGCGAGCTGACCGGCCGGCTGTACGATCGGGCGCACCGGCACCAGGCGGCCGGGGTCGGCGAGCGGGCATTTCGCCGGGCGCACGTCGACTGCGCGCTGGAGCGCATCGGCCGCTCGCTCGCCCGTACCAAGGGCGTCCAGTGGAAGGAGTACTGGGCGTTCCTGGGCAGCTACCAAAACCTGAGCGACACGCAGGCACTGGCGATCTTCGAGCGATATCTCGAACGGCAGGCGGCGGTGACGCGCGCCCGCCCGGACCACGATCCGGACGCGATCGGCGGCAAGCAGACGGATCCGCAGAACCTGTGGGCGCTCTGCGCACTGCGCAACGTGTCGTACGACGAGAGCATCTACCCGCTGGTGAGCCGCTGGCAGCGCAAGATGCACACCCTCTACGCGGCGCTGCTGGGCAAGGACGGGGCCGATGCGCAATCGCCCAACGCGATCGCGAACGTGGGCCGCATCTCGTCCTAG
- the LOC121598539 gene encoding calphotin-like: MDIHNSNVSTTTNVQMLASSLASSVEPVKRSPPACSSSGAAKQSALPPPLAPLSSGAAAQQWVIKQTLPNIITRSIPHVVVDASASSLSLPLTAPSSGAAGLPAKQPGSIQQSLPPPLAPLSSGEAARSIAPTVPNSVTRSTPQAAAEASVSSLPLPLTASSSGAVEPLAMSTPCTILQPIVPDAFRISPSVAFSPSSSAANIPVRQQDKRKATSSIAKRARKSRAKRVSSAIKPSLASEVHSSLTPLPGLDTGRPLMNDLASCGMKHITGIPAPFLPMSPLGYNESEMVTTSSDTLSSALLLSDSLTHLSLPNTAVNSRAAETPTCLSATGSDVCNGLLEENELFTAQLPHSSSPATTRTPDNVDNRMLLRELQSLREFVEHSIQTLQKTVEGNFISFY, from the exons ATGGATATCCATAATTCCAAC GTTTCTACAACAACTAACGTACAAATGCTAGCATCATCACTGGCATCCAGTGTGGAACCAGTAAAGCGTTCTCCGCCAGCTTGCTCATCGTCCGGAGCGGCAAAACAATCAGCGCTCCCTCCTCCGCTGGCTCCGTTATCATCCGgggcagcagcacagcagtgGGTGATTAAACAAACTCTGCCAAACATTATAACGCGTTCCATACCGCATGTTGTTGTCGACGCCTCGGCATCATCGCTGTCCTTACCTTTAACAGCGCCATCTTCCGGAGCAGCAGGACTGCCCGCAAAACAGCCGGGATCAATCCAGCAATCGCTTCCTCCTCCGCTAGCTCCGTTGTCGTCTGGGGAGGCAGCGCGGTCGATTGCACCAACTGTGCCAAATAGTGTAACGCGCTCCACCCCTCAGGCTGCTGCGGAAGCCTCGGTATCATCGTTGCCCTTACCTTTGACAGCGTCATCGTCCGGAGCGGTAGAACCGTTGGCGATGTCTACACCATGTACTATTTTGCAACCAATTGTGCCGGATGCTTTCCGGATATCACCATCCGTCGCGTTttctccatcatcatcagcagcaaacaTACCAGTGCGACAACAAGATAAAAGGAAAGCCACATCCAGCATTGCTAAACGAGCTAGAAAGAGTCGTGCTAAGCGGGTGTCAAGTGCCATCAAGCCATCACTTGCGTCCGAAGTGCATTCTTCGTTAACTCCGCTACCGGGTTTAGATACCGGTCGACCATTAATGAACGATCTGGCATCATGTGGGATGAAACACATCACGGGAATTCCTGCGCCTTTTCTTCCGATGTCTCCATTGGGATATAACGAATCGGAAATGGTTACAACATCGTCAGATACCCTTTCGTCTGCATTGCTTCTAAGCGACTCGCTAACACATTTATCATTACCTAACACTGCTGTAAATAGCAGGGCAGCTGAAACCCCCACTTGCCTATCAGCAACTGGTTCGGACGTTTGCAATGGTTTACTGGAAGAAAATGAACTGTTTACGGCACAGCTCCCACACAGCTCCTCTCCAGCGACAACGCGTACACCTGACAATGTGGACAATCGAATGTTGCTTCGTGAGCTACAAAGCTTAAGAGAATTTGTTGAGCACTCAATCCAAACGCTACAGAAAACCGTGGAGggcaatttcatttcattctacTAA